A region of the Desulfovibrio sp. Huiquan2017 genome:
CAGCCGAGCTGCTTGCCGATTTTCTTGAAAATGTCGGGAATGTCGTAGACGGACGGGGCGTCGAAGTAATGGTCGTCGGTCCCCTCCTTGCTTGAGGCTATTTTCTTCATGAGGTTGATGTCGGTATTGTCCGAGGAGCCGAATCGGATGGAGAATATCTCGATACCTGCGTCCTTGGCCGCCTGGGCCTCGGCGAGCATGTCCGCGTTGAGCACGCCGCCGTCGTTGCAATGGGCGGTGTCCACGCCCATGCCGTAGTAGGCGTTGGTCCAGTAATTGTTGGGCCTGTAGCTGGCGCGATAGGCCCCGCCGCACTCGCCGTCTTCGGTGTCGCCGTCGGTCAGCACGATCATGATCTTGCGGAAGTCGTCCTTGCTTCCGCCCTGGGTGAAGGGTGCTTCGGGGGTGAGGATGTTCCTCCCCCACTTGATGCCTTCGGAGATGATCGTTCCCGAGGCCGCGCCCGTGGCGGTCTGGGAGTCGATGGCCGCGATGATCTGGTGTTTGTCGCGGCTGAGGGCCAATACGGTCGGAATGCTGGAGCAGGTGTCCAGGGTTATGGAGCGCCGGTAGTAGTAGGGCAGGGCGTAGTATGCGTCCATGAAGTCCTCGTGGATGCCCTGGTTCAGCGAGCCGTCCGCGTTGACGCAGCCCTTGGCGTAGCCGTCCACGGCCTCGCCCAGACGGATCTTGCCGCGGAAGGGAACCAATCCGACCTTGGTGTCGGGAGTGGTCCCGTCGGGGATGAGCAGGTCGGTCAGTTCGCTGGAGGCCTGCTTGACCATGTCGATGGGTGTCCCCCTCATGGAACCGGAGTTGTCGATGACGAAGACCACTTCAAGTTTGTTGAAGCCCGCCATGGCGCTGGCCTCCACGGTCTTTCCCGCCATGCCCAGGACTTCCATGAGGAGCATTCCGACCTCTGCCTGGGCCGTGACCTTGACGCTGCGGATTTCGGTGCCTGCGGTGATGGACGTGACCTTGGCCTCTTCCATGTTGGCGGCAACCATGTCCCGCACGGCCTGGCGGACGACGCCTTTGGACAGGTCCGGGTCGTAGGGCAGCTCCAGGCTGCCGGCCAGAGCGCCCGCGTCCACGGCGGCCTGGAGCCTGGTGTGGGTCAGGTACATGTTGCCCATGTCCACGGCGATGCCCGCCACCCCGAGAAGGACGGGCAGCAACAGGGCCATGAGGGCGCTGGCGGAGGCCCGGCGGGGCCTAGGGGAGCGGCATGGTTGTCTGCGCGACGAGCGTGAGGGGTTCGTCCTTGCCGAACAGGGCATTGCCGCTCTGCGAGCCGAAGATGTCATAAACATAGGAAACCTCTACTGTGACGGTGTTGTCGAGGGTGTCGGTGGTCACGTTGGTGGACAGCTTGTCCGGGTCGAGATCGGCGACCACGGCGGCGACCAGGGCCGCCACGTCGGCGGAGTCGCCCGCCGTGACCACGTGCCGGGCACCCTCGCGGCTGGCTTCCACTAAAGCGGAATAGGTGTGCATGGCGTTTCCGCCCTGCATCAGGAGCAGGATCAGGAGCGCCAGCACGGGAAGCAGCAGGGCGAATTCCACGGCGGCCATCCCCCGGCGTCCTTTTTCTATCTTTCTCATTCCCGTTCTCCTTGCATTCCGGAATTGGCCCGGCGGAAGGCCGGGTATTGGGTAACAGCATTGTGCGTGCCAAGGCGTAATGCCTGTCGGTAAATGGCCCGGCAACAAACCGTTTCGAATGGATAAATTTTTTTGTGACTCGTTTTGCGGATCGTGCGTAATGAACCTCGGATTCGTTGGTTATCTATTTTTTGTGGATAATAAACCCCGATTCCTGTAGGGTAACTCCGACGCGGGAAGAACATCAGCCGGGAGCAGACCTGTGGCCGAGAAAATACTTGTGGTTGACGACGACCGCGCCTTCCAGGGCATGCTGGTCGAAGCCTTGGCCGAGAAGGGCTACGCGGTGAAGACCGCGGCGACCGCCGAGGAGGGTATCCGGAAGGCCGGGGCCTCGTCCTTCGATCTTATCCTGCACGACATCCAACTGCCCGGCATGTCCGGACTTGAAGCCCTGAAGCATCTGGCCGAGGTGGCCCCCGGCGTGGACGTCATCGTCATGACCGGC
Encoded here:
- a CDS encoding Tad domain-containing protein is translated as MPCSARTNPSRSSRRQPCRSPRPRRASASALMALLLPVLLGVAGIAVDMGNMYLTHTRLQAAVDAGALAGSLELPYDPDLSKGVVRQAVRDMVAANMEEAKVTSITAGTEIRSVKVTAQAEVGMLLMEVLGMAGKTVEASAMAGFNKLEVVFVIDNSGSMRGTPIDMVKQASSELTDLLIPDGTTPDTKVGLVPFRGKIRLGEAVDGYAKGCVNADGSLNQGIHEDFMDAYYALPYYYRRSITLDTCSSIPTVLALSRDKHQIIAAIDSQTATGAASGTIISEGIKWGRNILTPEAPFTQGGSKDDFRKIMIVLTDGDTEDGECGGAYRASYRPNNYWTNAYYGMGVDTAHCNDGGVLNADMLAEAQAAKDAGIEIFSIRFGSSDNTDINLMKKIASSKEGTDDHYFDAPSVYDIPDIFKKIGKQLGWRLL
- a CDS encoding TadE/TadG family type IV pilus assembly protein, translating into MRKIEKGRRGMAAVEFALLLPVLALLILLLMQGGNAMHTYSALVEASREGARHVVTAGDSADVAALVAAVVADLDPDKLSTNVTTDTLDNTVTVEVSYVYDIFGSQSGNALFGKDEPLTLVAQTTMPLP